One Gloeobacter morelensis MG652769 DNA window includes the following coding sequences:
- a CDS encoding DUF937 domain-containing protein: protein MGLFDHILAAITNPEQQASQGQVASVLGTLQRQGQAHGTDSQALAQLLSVVGQQVRGALQQQRADAGPQQAQTTVQRYSGTEANPQAVQALFGARQPQVVQEAANRTGIDASTIQALLPIVIPLILQLLQGGTNSRNPQQGNPLLGTFLDTDNDGDVDLGDMVRMAGRLL from the coding sequence ATGGGACTATTCGATCACATCCTTGCGGCCATCACCAACCCCGAGCAGCAGGCGAGCCAGGGCCAGGTGGCCTCGGTACTGGGCACCCTCCAACGCCAGGGCCAGGCCCACGGCACCGACAGCCAGGCGCTCGCCCAGTTGCTCTCGGTGGTGGGCCAGCAGGTGCGCGGCGCGCTGCAGCAACAGCGCGCCGACGCTGGGCCGCAGCAGGCCCAGACGACCGTGCAGCGCTACAGCGGCACCGAAGCGAACCCCCAGGCCGTCCAGGCCCTCTTTGGAGCGCGCCAGCCGCAGGTGGTCCAGGAGGCCGCCAACCGCACCGGCATCGACGCCTCTACCATCCAGGCGCTTTTGCCCATCGTCATTCCATTGATTCTGCAGCTGTTGCAGGGCGGCACCAACAGTCGTAATCCCCAGCAGGGCAATCCCCTGCTGGGTACGTTCCTGGACACCGACAACGACGGCGACGTGGATCTAGGCGACATGGTACGCATGGCGGGCCGATTACTCTAG
- a CDS encoding ribokinase — protein MGNAKVIVAGSINMDVVVRAARHPRPGETLLGQSVQFFAGGKGANQAIAAHRLGARATLIARVGDDSFGGSLRAFVSQEGLDTQRVLATGGASGTALITVADSGENTIVVVPGANGALSPVDVEVDIEPGDVLVSQCEIPAQAIEYFFVRGKRPGALTLLNAAPARPLAPALAAAVDILVVNESELATLAGTAVGARDTGTVIAAARSLQSAIGNVVVTLGERGVVACLGPVVKTVPGRRVEAVADTTGAGDGFVGALAARLAAGEPLAQALVFANAAASICVERPGAAASMPTMAEVLAVL, from the coding sequence ATGGGCAACGCGAAGGTGATCGTAGCCGGCAGCATCAACATGGACGTCGTCGTGCGCGCCGCACGTCATCCACGGCCGGGCGAAACACTTTTGGGCCAATCGGTGCAGTTTTTTGCGGGCGGCAAAGGCGCCAATCAGGCCATTGCCGCCCACCGTCTGGGGGCGCGGGCCACATTGATCGCTCGGGTGGGAGACGATAGTTTTGGTGGCAGTCTGCGCGCCTTCGTCAGCCAGGAAGGCCTGGATACGCAACGGGTGCTGGCGACGGGGGGGGCGAGCGGCACGGCGCTCATTACTGTGGCCGATAGCGGTGAGAACACGATCGTCGTCGTTCCCGGCGCCAACGGCGCGCTGAGCCCGGTGGATGTCGAAGTGGATATCGAACCGGGCGATGTGCTGGTGAGCCAGTGCGAGATCCCCGCCCAGGCGATCGAATATTTTTTTGTCCGAGGAAAACGGCCGGGGGCGCTCACGCTTCTCAACGCCGCCCCGGCCCGGCCTTTAGCCCCGGCCCTGGCGGCGGCGGTGGATATTCTGGTTGTCAACGAGAGTGAGCTGGCCACCTTGGCCGGAACGGCCGTCGGTGCCAGGGATACCGGGACGGTGATCGCCGCCGCCCGATCGTTGCAATCGGCAATCGGAAATGTCGTGGTCACCCTCGGCGAGCGGGGAGTGGTGGCCTGCCTCGGGCCGGTGGTCAAGACGGTGCCCGGGCGGCGGGTAGAAGCTGTGGCCGATACCACCGGGGCGGGGGACGGCTTCGTGGGTGCGCTGGCGGCCCGGCTGGCCGCCGGTGAGCCCTTAGCGCAGGCACTCGTCTTCGCCAATGCCGCTGCTTCGATCTGCGTGGAGCGGCCTGGGGCCGCCGCCTCGATGCCGACCATGGCCGAGGTGCTGGCGGTGTTGTAG
- a CDS encoding resolvase, whose translation MILGIDPGRSKCGLALVGLDRKLYFRSVVASDQLLQQVERLLEEFSVAALVIGDQTTSEYWQAQLRAAFPEVRLVAVPERRSSEQARSRYWQFNPPRGLNRLLPQDFRVPPEAYDDVVALILVERYLAGLVDVDRR comes from the coding sequence ATGATCCTGGGTATCGATCCCGGTCGCTCCAAGTGCGGTCTGGCGCTGGTGGGCCTCGACCGCAAGCTCTACTTTCGCTCGGTCGTAGCGAGCGACCAACTCCTCCAGCAAGTGGAGCGGTTGCTGGAGGAGTTTTCGGTGGCCGCCCTGGTGATCGGCGATCAGACGACATCCGAGTACTGGCAGGCCCAACTGCGCGCCGCCTTTCCCGAGGTGCGCCTGGTGGCGGTACCCGAGCGCCGCTCCAGCGAGCAGGCCCGCAGCCGCTACTGGCAGTTCAACCCGCCGCGGGGGCTCAACCGTCTGTTGCCCCAAGATTTTCGGGTGCCCCCGGAAGCCTACGACGACGTGGTAGCTCTCATTTTGGTGGAGCGCTACCTGGCGGGGCTGGTCGACGTCGACCGGCGCTAA
- a CDS encoding DUF3084 domain-containing protein gives MVAGFLLILAVLILGGGIATVGDRIGSMVGKKRLSLFKLRPRDTATLVTVFTGVMIAGVSLALVLLVSDRVQFALFNYDQVQSRLRDATRQQAAAEKELLAVQGQRAEERRALQSALAERRQAETNLQSINRQLTEARSQQEQSERKLAQNQKLLATLETQKAAVQKNAQVLRQAVQTLKGEQKRLATSLQRSRKDLVQLARQKKKLERENETLFYIAAELAKKVAASQATTNRLRSRTELIFEAEEAVAKAKVPGGRGMAETQRIFDEFLSEVQKQALKAGAQPEPEAGCKSAVCMSAEEARRILQQLAAPGDHALQLISIDNSLKGEPVWVFGQVRPNQLLFEEGRVIASRQIERSILNDEEKLRATLVDLFNEANRQARDAGILTSGRDAKVGEFLYRDLERMIEELRSQPGNGAITLQAVSKQDVYTLGPLSLTLVAMQNGRILSKAG, from the coding sequence ATGGTAGCTGGTTTTTTGCTCATTCTGGCCGTGCTGATTCTTGGAGGCGGAATTGCCACCGTCGGCGACCGCATCGGCTCGATGGTGGGCAAAAAACGGTTGAGTCTATTCAAGCTGCGCCCCCGGGACACCGCCACGCTGGTGACCGTCTTTACCGGGGTAATGATCGCCGGGGTTTCGCTGGCACTGGTGTTGCTGGTCTCCGATCGGGTACAGTTCGCGCTCTTTAATTACGACCAGGTGCAGTCGCGCCTGCGCGATGCGACCCGCCAACAGGCGGCGGCCGAAAAAGAGCTGCTCGCTGTTCAAGGTCAGCGCGCCGAAGAGCGCCGTGCCCTCCAATCGGCCCTCGCCGAGCGCCGCCAGGCGGAGACGAACTTGCAGAGCATCAACCGGCAACTGACCGAGGCGCGCTCCCAGCAAGAACAAAGCGAGCGCAAGCTCGCCCAGAACCAGAAGTTGCTTGCCACCCTCGAGACCCAAAAAGCCGCCGTCCAGAAAAATGCTCAGGTGCTGCGCCAGGCGGTGCAGACGCTCAAAGGCGAGCAAAAGCGGCTGGCCACTTCTTTGCAGCGCAGCCGCAAAGACCTGGTGCAGTTGGCGCGCCAGAAAAAGAAACTGGAGCGGGAGAACGAGACGCTTTTTTATATTGCCGCCGAACTGGCCAAAAAAGTGGCGGCCTCCCAGGCGACGACCAATCGCCTGCGCAGCCGCACCGAACTGATTTTTGAAGCCGAAGAGGCGGTCGCCAAGGCGAAGGTACCGGGCGGCCGGGGTATGGCTGAGACCCAGCGCATCTTCGACGAATTTCTCAGCGAAGTCCAGAAGCAGGCCCTCAAAGCCGGCGCCCAGCCGGAACCGGAGGCGGGCTGCAAAAGTGCGGTGTGCATGAGCGCCGAAGAGGCCCGCCGCATCCTGCAGCAACTCGCCGCCCCCGGCGATCACGCCTTGCAGCTGATTTCGATCGACAACTCTCTCAAAGGCGAGCCGGTCTGGGTCTTCGGACAGGTGCGCCCCAACCAGCTGTTGTTCGAGGAAGGACGGGTAATCGCCTCGCGCCAGATCGAGCGCAGTATTCTCAACGACGAGGAAAAACTGCGCGCGACGCTGGTGGATCTCTTTAACGAGGCGAACCGCCAGGCCCGCGACGCCGGTATCCTCACCAGCGGCCGCGACGCCAAGGTGGGCGAATTTTTGTACAGAGACCTGGAGCGGATGATCGAAGAGCTACGCTCGCAACCCGGCAACGGCGCCATCACCCTCCAGGCTGTCTCCAAGCAGGATGTTTACACGCTAGGTCCCCTCAGCCTCACACTCGTAGCGATGCAGAACGGCCGCATTCTCAGCAAGGCCGGGTAA
- a CDS encoding phosphoglycerate kinase: MAKKTVEALGAADLKGKRALVRVDFNVPLDENGQITDDTRIRAALPTIELLTGGGARVILVSHLGRPKGFDDQLRLTPVAKRLGELLGQTVYKADDVIGPEVEEAVKKLEDGDVLLLENVRFYPEEEKNNPEFAQKLAGLAELYVNDAFGTAHRAHASTEGVARYLRPAVAGLLLQKELEYLGKALESPERPVLAIMGGAKVSDKIQLIQNMLTKVDSILIGGAMAYTFLKAQGVDVGASRCETSTTKKDGTTVDLLQLALDLLAEAKERGVTFLLPVDHRTNDKFGDLADPPVTPDVNIPEGQMALDIGPKTEELYVAEVQKSGTVIWNGPMGVFELPGFSKGTFAVAHALAESDNLSIVGGGDSASAAEKAGVVDKLSHVSTGGGASLEFLEGKTLPGVAALDEA; this comes from the coding sequence GTGGCAAAGAAAACGGTTGAGGCCCTGGGGGCGGCGGACCTCAAGGGTAAGCGGGCTCTGGTGCGGGTTGATTTTAATGTTCCCCTCGACGAGAACGGCCAGATCACAGACGATACGCGCATTCGGGCTGCGCTGCCCACCATTGAACTATTGACCGGCGGGGGGGCGCGGGTAATCCTGGTGAGCCACCTGGGGCGACCTAAGGGTTTTGACGATCAGTTGCGCCTCACACCGGTGGCCAAGCGCCTGGGCGAACTGCTCGGCCAGACGGTCTACAAAGCCGACGACGTGATCGGCCCGGAAGTCGAAGAAGCGGTCAAGAAGCTCGAAGACGGCGATGTGCTGCTGCTGGAGAACGTGCGCTTCTATCCGGAAGAAGAAAAAAACAACCCCGAATTTGCCCAGAAGCTCGCGGGCCTCGCCGAACTTTATGTCAACGACGCCTTCGGCACCGCCCACCGCGCCCACGCCTCCACCGAAGGCGTGGCGCGCTACTTGCGCCCGGCGGTGGCGGGGCTGCTTTTGCAAAAAGAACTCGAATACCTGGGCAAAGCCCTCGAAAGCCCGGAACGGCCGGTGCTTGCCATCATGGGCGGTGCCAAAGTGAGCGACAAAATCCAGCTCATCCAGAACATGCTCACCAAGGTCGATTCCATCTTGATCGGCGGGGCGATGGCCTACACGTTCCTCAAAGCCCAGGGTGTGGATGTGGGGGCTTCCCGCTGCGAGACGAGCACCACCAAAAAGGACGGCACGACCGTCGATTTGCTCCAGCTGGCCCTCGACCTGCTTGCCGAGGCGAAGGAACGGGGCGTCACCTTCTTGCTGCCGGTCGACCACCGCACCAACGACAAGTTTGGTGACCTTGCCGACCCGCCGGTCACCCCCGACGTCAACATCCCGGAGGGCCAGATGGCCCTGGACATCGGTCCCAAGACCGAGGAGCTCTACGTGGCCGAAGTCCAAAAATCGGGCACGGTGATCTGGAACGGTCCGATGGGCGTCTTCGAACTGCCGGGATTCAGCAAAGGCACCTTCGCGGTGGCCCATGCCCTGGCTGAGAGCGACAACCTCTCGATTGTGGGCGGCGGCGACAGCGCCTCGGCGGCTGAGAAAGCCGGCGTGGTCGACAAGCTCAGCCACGTGAGCACCGGTGGCGGCGCCTCGCTCGAATTTCTCGAAGGCAAGACCCTGCCTGGGGTGGCGGCCCTCGACGAAGCCTGA
- the acpP gene encoding acyl carrier protein, protein MEVYQRVKKIVVEQLSVEESEVTSESSFANDLGADSLDQVELVMALEQEFETEIPDEDAEKITTVGDAVKYVLKRGSEV, encoded by the coding sequence GTGGAAGTTTATCAACGCGTCAAGAAGATCGTCGTGGAGCAACTGTCCGTCGAGGAGTCGGAGGTGACTTCCGAATCGAGCTTTGCCAACGACCTCGGTGCCGATTCCCTCGACCAGGTGGAACTGGTCATGGCGCTTGAACAGGAGTTTGAAACCGAAATCCCGGACGAAGATGCCGAAAAGATCACCACCGTCGGCGACGCCGTCAAATATGTGCTCAAGCGCGGCAGCGAAGTTTAA
- the murB gene encoding UDP-N-acetylmuramate dehydrogenase translates to MKDQLQPGVSLALLTAYQVGGPAEWYLQPTKAEVLDEALGWARRSELPVTVIGAGTNLLISDAGIGGLVIHLRSWRGTQILEEGLIEVKAGESIAALAFQMARRGWAGLEWAVGVPGSIGGAVVMNAGAHGAQFSDSLESVEVLIETGERRRVAAGELGLAYRSSLLQQRDWVVLSARLRLAPGCEPARLIEHIDEFNTFRHRTQPSGFPNCGSVFRNPGGEKKAGWMLDRSGLKGQSVGAAQVAEQHANFILNRGGATARDILTLMTRMRDRVVADWGIALKPEVRFLGRGLNWAG, encoded by the coding sequence ATGAAAGATCAGCTGCAGCCGGGGGTCTCACTGGCGCTGCTCACCGCGTACCAGGTGGGCGGCCCGGCTGAGTGGTATCTGCAGCCGACCAAAGCCGAGGTGCTCGACGAAGCCCTCGGTTGGGCGCGCCGCTCCGAGTTGCCGGTCACGGTGATTGGGGCGGGGACCAATTTGCTGATTAGTGACGCGGGCATCGGTGGATTGGTCATCCACCTGCGCAGCTGGCGGGGTACCCAGATCCTCGAAGAGGGGCTCATCGAAGTCAAAGCCGGCGAGTCGATCGCTGCTCTGGCCTTTCAGATGGCCCGCCGCGGCTGGGCGGGGCTGGAGTGGGCGGTGGGAGTGCCCGGCAGCATCGGGGGTGCCGTGGTGATGAACGCCGGTGCCCACGGTGCCCAATTTTCCGACAGCCTCGAAAGTGTCGAGGTGCTCATCGAGACCGGCGAGCGGCGGCGGGTGGCGGCGGGGGAACTTGGGCTTGCCTATCGCTCGTCGCTATTGCAGCAGCGCGATTGGGTGGTGCTCAGCGCCCGGCTGCGGCTCGCCCCCGGCTGCGAACCGGCCCGCCTTATCGAGCACATCGACGAATTTAATACCTTTCGCCACCGCACCCAGCCCTCGGGCTTTCCCAACTGCGGCAGCGTCTTTCGCAACCCCGGCGGCGAGAAAAAAGCGGGCTGGATGCTCGACCGCTCGGGGCTCAAGGGCCAGAGCGTCGGGGCGGCCCAGGTGGCCGAGCAGCACGCCAACTTCATCCTCAACCGCGGCGGCGCCACCGCCCGCGACATCCTCACCCTGATGACCCGCATGCGCGATCGGGTCGTCGCGGACTGGGGTATTGCGCTCAAACCGGAGGTGCGATTTTTGGGGC
- a CDS encoding B12-binding domain-containing radical SAM protein gives MSPSAADRRTRYRPRHTRRILCVFPAYSPSFGTFEHAYPLMGSVRAFMPPQGILVVAAYLPAPWEVRFIDENMRPARSEDYRWADAVIVSGMHIQRPQIRKINELAHRWGKITALGGPSVSGCPEYYPDFDLLHIGELGDATDRMIEYIDLHSERPAAQVRFETAERLPLERFPIPAYDKINLGNYFLGSVQFSSGCPYACEFCDIPALYGRSPRLKTPEQVTAELDAMLRSGNPGAVYFVDDNFIGNRRAVADLLPHLIDWQKRNGYPIQFACEATLNIAQSPKILEMMREAYFCTVFCGIETPEPDALKSIAKTHNLSMPILEAIGTLNRYGMEVVSGIIIGLDTDTPETGERILEFIRLSQLPMLTINLLHALPRTPLWDRLQQEGRLVSEVEGRESNVEFLLPHDQVVEMWRRCITAAYSPEFLYERFAYNCEHTYPNRIAVPNSPERTSWANIQKGLTILTNLLIKVGVLSDYRETFWKMAVPALRSGRIEELIHVGLVGHHLISFAQQCAVGKESASFYSQKVRTASH, from the coding sequence GTGAGCCCATCTGCCGCCGATCGCCGCACGCGCTATCGCCCGCGCCACACCCGGCGGATCCTCTGTGTCTTCCCGGCTTACAGTCCTTCTTTTGGCACCTTCGAGCACGCCTATCCGCTGATGGGGTCGGTGCGCGCCTTTATGCCCCCGCAGGGGATTCTGGTGGTGGCGGCCTACCTGCCGGCCCCCTGGGAGGTGCGCTTTATTGACGAGAATATGCGCCCAGCCCGATCGGAGGACTACCGCTGGGCGGACGCGGTGATCGTCAGCGGCATGCACATCCAGCGCCCGCAGATCCGCAAGATCAACGAACTGGCGCACCGTTGGGGCAAGATCACGGCCCTGGGCGGCCCCTCGGTCTCCGGTTGCCCGGAGTACTACCCGGATTTTGACTTGCTTCACATCGGTGAATTGGGCGACGCCACCGACCGGATGATCGAGTACATCGATCTCCACAGCGAGCGACCGGCGGCCCAAGTGCGCTTCGAGACTGCCGAGCGCCTGCCCCTGGAACGCTTTCCGATTCCTGCCTACGACAAAATCAACCTGGGCAACTACTTTTTGGGCAGCGTCCAGTTTTCGAGCGGCTGCCCCTACGCCTGCGAATTTTGCGACATCCCGGCCCTGTACGGCCGCAGCCCCCGCCTGAAGACCCCCGAGCAGGTGACGGCCGAACTCGACGCGATGCTGCGCTCGGGCAACCCGGGGGCGGTCTACTTCGTAGACGACAACTTTATCGGCAATCGCCGGGCGGTGGCTGACCTGCTGCCGCACCTCATCGACTGGCAAAAGCGCAACGGCTATCCGATCCAGTTCGCCTGCGAAGCGACCCTCAATATCGCCCAAAGCCCCAAGATTCTGGAGATGATGCGCGAGGCATACTTCTGCACGGTCTTCTGCGGCATCGAGACCCCCGAACCCGACGCGCTCAAATCGATCGCCAAGACCCACAACCTGAGCATGCCGATCCTGGAGGCCATCGGTACTCTGAATCGCTATGGCATGGAGGTCGTTTCGGGGATCATCATCGGTCTTGACACCGACACCCCCGAGACTGGCGAGCGCATCCTCGAATTTATCCGTCTCTCGCAGCTGCCGATGCTCACGATCAATCTGCTGCACGCCCTGCCGCGCACGCCGCTGTGGGATCGGCTCCAGCAAGAAGGCCGTTTGGTGAGCGAGGTCGAGGGCCGCGAGTCGAATGTCGAATTTTTGCTCCCCCACGATCAGGTGGTCGAGATGTGGCGCCGCTGCATCACCGCCGCCTACAGCCCCGAATTTCTCTACGAGCGCTTCGCCTACAACTGCGAGCACACCTACCCCAACCGCATCGCTGTGCCCAACAGCCCCGAGCGCACCAGTTGGGCCAATATCCAGAAGGGCCTTACGATCCTGACCAACCTGCTCATCAAAGTCGGCGTGCTGAGCGATTACCGCGAGACGTTCTGGAAGATGGCGGTCCCTGCCCTGCGCTCCGGCCGCATCGAGGAGCTGATCCACGTCGGCCTGGTGGGTCACCACCTGATTTCTTTTGCCCAACAGTGCGCCGTCGGCAAAGAATCGGCGTCGTTTTATTCGCAGAAAGTGCGCACCGCAAGCCACTGA
- a CDS encoding TIGR04282 family arsenosugar biosynthesis glycosyltransferase, with product MKHPALIVFAKTPVPGRVKTRLCPPLTPQQACRLYAAFLSDILGEAVRLAQWRRVIAYAGDPDWFAPWRGDFELLEQQGADLGERLLHAFEAVGTPAVGIGSDSPHLDSEVYRVAAERLGQVPVVIGPCTDGGYYLIALARPVDLFTAMPMGTERLLAATLGRGRSLDLAIGLLCEDSDVDTWADVQAVRARLPAHSRRILAAIEAELACQDEPKQ from the coding sequence GTGAAGCATCCTGCCTTGATCGTCTTTGCTAAAACCCCAGTTCCAGGGCGGGTTAAAACCCGTCTGTGCCCGCCTTTGACTCCTCAGCAAGCCTGTCGGCTCTACGCTGCGTTTTTGAGCGATATCCTGGGCGAAGCTGTCCGCCTTGCCCAGTGGCGGCGGGTGATCGCCTATGCGGGCGATCCAGACTGGTTCGCACCCTGGCGGGGGGATTTTGAACTGTTGGAGCAGCAGGGGGCGGATCTGGGTGAGCGCCTGCTCCATGCCTTCGAGGCGGTGGGCACCCCGGCGGTGGGCATCGGCAGCGACAGCCCCCACCTGGATAGTGAGGTTTACCGTGTCGCTGCTGAACGTCTGGGGCAGGTGCCGGTGGTCATTGGACCCTGTACCGACGGCGGCTATTACCTGATTGCCCTCGCCCGGCCGGTGGATTTGTTTACAGCCATGCCCATGGGTACCGAGCGGTTGCTCGCAGCCACCCTTGGGCGCGGCCGGAGTCTGGATCTGGCAATCGGGTTGCTTTGCGAAGATAGCGACGTCGATACCTGGGCCGATGTGCAGGCGGTGCGCGCCAGACTGCCTGCCCACTCGCGCCGGATCCTCGCCGCCATCGAGGCGGAACTGGCCTGTCAAGACGAGCCGAAGCAGTAG
- a CDS encoding pentapeptide repeat-containing protein, translating into MRETSLDEAKLQEANLAGADLREATSNRRWGWVGLDDLEANGGERVLAKRVRVVGPPQRWEFSPVQPQRGGLARALCPR; encoded by the coding sequence ATCAGAGAGACTTCTTTGGACGAAGCAAAACTCCAAGAAGCGAATCTGGCAGGAGCGGACCTGCGAGAGGCGACAAGCAATAGGCGGTGGGGGTGGGTGGGTCTGGACGACCTAGAAGCCAATGGAGGAGAGCGTGTTTTGGCAAAGCGTGTGCGAGTGGTAGGGCCGCCGCAGCGGTGGGAGTTTAGCCCGGTGCAGCCGCAGCGTGGAGGACTTGCGCGAGCGTTATGCCCGCGGTGA
- a CDS encoding ferritin-like domain-containing protein, translated as MTVTYPRKFRDQFGAREILAIVVRDREIQNLTLNRYRYSEQRACKDLTEVIERLDGQQRELIRDLSRHIHDEARHANWLTELLYDLGAELNVPPGLSYIDEFERLVHDTGGKPGKEIDLDFYLIESLAAINVTEKRGCLYFSAHIHALKNAPQTPENLQIRECIERILPEEAGHVRWGNRWLAQMARTSPQNAERVEAAKRRYTAIEQAAFETSMDVTLGAELRRAQWLLEISETLPVWERPGYLLEHLPRILPETQMHRLSLVQIAFQRDPVQFMQQFLPAFLGLNRTAKAAEPEAA; from the coding sequence ATGACTGTTACATACCCGCGGAAGTTCCGTGACCAGTTCGGGGCCCGCGAAATCCTCGCCATTGTCGTCCGGGACCGCGAAATTCAAAACCTGACGCTCAACCGCTACCGTTACTCCGAGCAGCGCGCCTGCAAGGATCTTACCGAGGTGATCGAGCGCCTCGACGGGCAGCAGCGCGAGCTTATCCGCGACCTCTCGCGCCATATCCACGACGAAGCCCGCCACGCCAACTGGCTGACCGAGCTGCTCTACGACTTGGGGGCAGAACTCAACGTGCCGCCGGGGCTTTCGTATATCGACGAATTCGAGCGCCTTGTCCACGACACCGGCGGCAAGCCCGGCAAAGAGATCGACCTCGATTTCTATCTCATCGAGAGCCTCGCTGCCATCAACGTTACCGAGAAGCGCGGCTGCCTCTATTTTTCCGCCCACATCCACGCGCTCAAGAACGCGCCCCAGACCCCTGAGAACCTCCAGATCCGCGAGTGCATCGAGCGAATTTTGCCGGAGGAGGCGGGGCACGTGCGCTGGGGCAACCGCTGGCTCGCCCAGATGGCCCGCACCTCGCCCCAGAACGCCGAGCGGGTCGAAGCGGCCAAGCGCCGCTATACGGCCATCGAGCAGGCGGCCTTCGAGACGAGCATGGATGTCACCCTCGGCGCCGAGTTGCGCCGCGCCCAGTGGCTGCTTGAAATCTCCGAGACGCTGCCGGTGTGGGAGCGGCCGGGATATCTGCTGGAGCACCTGCCGCGCATTTTGCCCGAGACCCAGATGCACCGGCTGAGCCTCGTTCAGATCGCCTTCCAGCGCGACCCGGTGCAGTTCATGCAGCAGTTTTTGCCTGCCTTTTTGGGCCTGAACCGTACTGCCAAAGCGGCCGAGCCGGAGGCGGCCTGA
- the murC gene encoding UDP-N-acetylmuramate--L-alanine ligase: MNMSLDPLVTGEVSHFVGIGGIGMSGLALVLRSQGQRVSGSDLKPNLQTQRLEASGISVFYGHRAENLQGVTRLVYSSAIQPDNPELLAARTGGVAVCHRAQVLAQLAEGYRMIGVSGTHGKTTTSSLIAVMLHHCGLDPTVVVGGEVDELGGNARLGSGPHLVAEVDESDGSLVLFSPEVAVITNIEGDHLDHYANLEQIVEAFQRYAHQARVVVGCLDCQAVRDRMPLSVSYSLDGHPQADYTADQVNYTAQGTTARVLERGEVLGEMSLKLLGRHNLANALAAVAVGRYLGLGFAQIAAGLREFRGAHRRFERIGERDDIVFVDDYAHHPSEVRATLAAARLQGRRVVAVFQPHRYSRSQLLLDEFGTAFGDADAVVVTEIYAAGEANTLGVSGELVARRIAAHHPDVHFEATSDSLKRHLEAHLRPGDLALFLGAGNLNRIIPELLQRAEPPALAL, from the coding sequence GTGAATATGTCGCTGGACCCGCTGGTAACGGGCGAAGTTTCTCATTTTGTCGGTATCGGTGGCATCGGCATGTCCGGCCTGGCTCTAGTATTGCGCTCGCAAGGACAGCGGGTTAGCGGTTCAGATCTCAAGCCCAACTTGCAGACCCAGCGCCTGGAAGCCTCGGGCATCTCGGTGTTTTATGGGCACCGCGCCGAAAATCTGCAGGGGGTGACGCGGCTGGTCTATTCGAGCGCCATCCAGCCCGACAACCCCGAACTGTTGGCGGCGCGCACGGGAGGCGTCGCCGTCTGCCATCGCGCCCAGGTGCTTGCCCAACTGGCCGAAGGCTACCGGATGATCGGCGTGTCGGGTACCCACGGCAAGACCACCACCAGCAGCTTAATCGCGGTGATGCTTCACCACTGCGGCTTGGATCCGACGGTGGTGGTGGGAGGCGAAGTGGACGAACTAGGCGGCAACGCCCGCTTGGGATCCGGCCCACACCTGGTGGCGGAGGTGGACGAATCGGACGGGTCGCTGGTGCTCTTTTCACCGGAGGTGGCCGTGATCACCAACATCGAGGGCGACCACCTGGACCATTACGCCAACCTCGAACAGATCGTCGAAGCTTTTCAGCGGTACGCCCATCAGGCGCGGGTAGTTGTAGGCTGCCTCGACTGCCAGGCGGTGCGCGACCGGATGCCGTTGAGTGTGAGTTACAGCCTGGATGGTCACCCGCAGGCCGACTACACCGCCGACCAGGTGAACTACACCGCCCAGGGCACCACCGCCCGCGTCCTCGAGCGCGGCGAGGTGTTGGGAGAAATGAGTCTTAAATTGTTGGGCCGCCACAATCTGGCCAACGCCCTGGCGGCGGTGGCGGTGGGCCGCTATCTGGGCCTCGGCTTCGCGCAGATTGCCGCCGGGCTGCGCGAATTTCGCGGTGCCCACCGCCGCTTTGAGCGCATCGGCGAGCGCGACGACATCGTCTTTGTGGACGATTACGCCCACCATCCGAGCGAAGTGCGCGCCACCCTGGCTGCCGCCCGCCTGCAGGGCCGCCGGGTGGTGGCGGTCTTTCAGCCCCACCGCTACAGCCGCTCGCAGCTGTTGCTCGACGAATTCGGCACGGCCTTCGGCGATGCCGACGCGGTGGTGGTCACCGAGATTTACGCCGCCGGGGAGGCAAACACCCTCGGTGTGAGCGGCGAGCTGGTGGCCCGCAGGATTGCCGCTCACCACCCGGACGTGCACTTCGAGGCGACCAGCGACAGTCTCAAGCGCCACCTGGAGGCCCATCTGCGCCCCGGGGATCTGGCGCTATTTTTGGGGGCGGGCAATCTCAACCGGATCATTCCTGAACTGTTGCAGCGGGCCGAACCGCCGGCTCTTGCCCTATGA